One segment of Pandoraea pnomenusa DNA contains the following:
- a CDS encoding cellulose synthase subunit BcsC-related outer membrane protein produces the protein MAAGAVHVRAAPGPTSSTAGANGANAGAGGAVAANRDVGNLLASAVLWQARHRNDLARAALEKALLVQPDQPDALSLLGQIEIEENHPQQANQALQKLRARYPNAPATKALADVIRVNTVDKSRIARARLLQRSGQADAAFAEYKALFPDGPPTGQLGVEYFRAQANATNGWPAAQQGLADLARRSPNDTRAAQSLAELMIDRPSTRLAGTRMVAELAARPNADMNALLPLWQKGLSKADGNLAWLPLYQRYLALAPNDADIRSAYDKLNAQQAARTRMLSDPAYQSRQAGIKALDQGRLGEAEKSLDAARAKRPNDGELLGSLGLVKMRQGDHKAAQALFAEALRKDPENAGKWRSLLKTSQFWGAMSAAREARDAGRLAEADRLVRSALASDPRNPDGLALLGDIALDDKRDDDAERLFQQALKIEPDNDTALRGMITLYSRQQRRTALANLLGDLRRRFPQDKARFDKAESAALADDAERLIARGHNGPALAALERAVALDPGNAWTRYSLASLYRKLRLPQIGREVMAEGMRVPLDPDDRAQMLYAQAIYLNVIDDEAGARASLAQIPAANATPSIKRMQTTLAIRDAAREAREARAAGDDAQAEARYREALAMAGDDPELIGEVARARVAAGQPEQGLALMRDWLAAHADKPQPDAQLRYAELLNTAERDAELGTFLASMDPAVLGADQRDEWRDLQDRLALRQADRARALGDFTTARAKLDPLLSRQPPDKRALSTLGDIYFDERRYDDARKIAEDQIRQDPNDQDARLSLVRVLYEMQDDEAANRELDRALAEAPPDDVWTQLAAVRRLNAMQRYDEAIALNDRLRAQFPDTPAVTVQRGRIAQSQRHYNEAKAWYDQARKEEIVQGALPGYDGMTSAESAIDSLEARRNSYVAAGYEIDQKKGDGGISMFNARAVPLYGQYAVGYDGHVFAQTDYVSADSGDLPLNGTSEFGTLPLLNVPSFRAANPGVLADYGTKRQKAHGQALMLGYENDWIRADIGHTPIGFPVSYVTGGVRLFGNLGRYNYWVDASRRPMTGSMVSYAGANLPLPEIFGDGKWGGVRRDALTFHASRDFPKWGIFGEASVARLTGENVLNNTEVSARAGVDLPLIYKRDMRMNTGVTLFFDSFAQNERFYTYGHGGYYSPQTYVSLTLPLEWYGRTQRWSYYLRGSVSFSQSQEKSMPYFPTNGALQAASGDLTYGSGGGFGVGFSLLGRAEYWINRHWVIGGQVQFERSDYYAPNRFLVYMRYHFDARRGDVPMPPSPVRPIWSY, from the coding sequence ATGGCCGCAGGCGCTGTGCACGTGCGCGCGGCTCCGGGGCCGACGTCGTCGACTGCCGGCGCCAACGGGGCCAACGCCGGGGCCGGCGGCGCGGTCGCGGCCAATCGCGACGTCGGCAATCTGCTCGCCAGCGCCGTGCTCTGGCAGGCCCGACATCGCAACGATCTCGCGCGTGCCGCGCTGGAAAAGGCGTTGCTCGTGCAGCCCGACCAGCCGGATGCCCTGTCGCTGCTCGGCCAGATCGAGATCGAGGAAAATCATCCGCAGCAGGCAAACCAGGCGTTGCAGAAGCTTCGTGCGCGTTATCCGAACGCCCCGGCGACGAAAGCCCTGGCGGATGTGATCCGTGTGAACACGGTCGACAAGTCCCGAATCGCACGTGCGCGATTGCTTCAACGCAGCGGCCAGGCCGACGCCGCGTTTGCCGAATACAAGGCGCTGTTCCCCGACGGCCCGCCGACGGGCCAACTCGGCGTGGAATACTTCCGGGCGCAAGCCAATGCGACCAACGGCTGGCCGGCCGCGCAACAGGGGTTGGCCGATCTGGCCAGACGCTCGCCGAACGATACGCGCGCTGCCCAGTCGCTGGCCGAGCTCATGATCGACCGGCCTTCGACGCGGCTCGCGGGCACGCGCATGGTGGCCGAGCTCGCGGCGCGCCCGAACGCCGACATGAACGCGCTGCTGCCGCTCTGGCAGAAGGGGTTATCCAAGGCCGACGGCAACCTCGCCTGGCTGCCGCTGTATCAGCGTTATCTGGCGCTCGCGCCGAACGATGCCGACATCCGCTCGGCGTATGACAAGCTCAACGCGCAGCAGGCCGCCCGCACGCGCATGCTCAGCGATCCCGCATACCAGTCGCGGCAGGCGGGCATCAAGGCGCTTGATCAGGGGCGCCTGGGCGAGGCCGAGAAGTCGCTCGATGCGGCGCGCGCCAAACGGCCGAACGACGGCGAGTTGCTCGGCTCGCTCGGGCTGGTGAAGATGCGCCAGGGCGATCACAAGGCGGCCCAGGCGCTGTTTGCCGAAGCGCTGCGCAAGGATCCGGAGAACGCGGGCAAGTGGCGCAGCCTGCTCAAGACATCGCAGTTCTGGGGCGCCATGTCGGCCGCGCGCGAAGCCCGCGACGCCGGCCGACTGGCCGAAGCCGACCGTCTGGTGCGCAGCGCGCTGGCAAGCGATCCTCGCAATCCTGACGGACTCGCATTGCTCGGCGACATTGCGCTCGACGACAAGCGCGATGACGACGCCGAGCGACTTTTCCAGCAGGCGCTGAAGATCGAGCCCGACAACGATACGGCGCTGCGCGGAATGATCACGCTGTATTCGCGCCAGCAACGCCGCACGGCGCTTGCGAATCTGCTCGGCGACCTGCGCCGCCGTTTCCCACAGGACAAGGCGCGCTTCGACAAGGCAGAATCGGCGGCGCTCGCCGACGACGCCGAGCGCCTGATTGCCCGGGGGCACAACGGCCCGGCACTCGCGGCGCTCGAGCGTGCGGTCGCACTCGATCCGGGCAACGCCTGGACGCGTTATTCGCTCGCCAGCCTGTACCGGAAATTGCGTCTGCCGCAAATCGGCCGTGAGGTGATGGCCGAAGGCATGCGAGTGCCGCTCGACCCTGACGACCGGGCGCAAATGCTGTATGCGCAAGCGATCTACCTGAACGTGATCGACGACGAGGCCGGCGCGCGCGCTTCGCTCGCGCAGATTCCGGCGGCGAACGCCACACCGTCGATCAAACGCATGCAAACGACACTCGCCATTCGCGATGCGGCGCGCGAGGCACGCGAGGCACGAGCGGCCGGCGACGACGCACAGGCCGAAGCGCGCTATCGCGAAGCGTTGGCCATGGCGGGCGACGATCCCGAGCTGATCGGCGAAGTGGCCCGGGCGCGCGTGGCGGCCGGTCAGCCGGAGCAGGGGCTGGCGCTCATGCGCGATTGGCTCGCCGCGCATGCCGACAAGCCGCAGCCGGATGCCCAGCTGCGCTATGCCGAGCTGCTCAACACCGCGGAGCGGGATGCGGAGCTCGGTACGTTCCTGGCCAGCATGGACCCGGCCGTCCTTGGCGCCGATCAGCGCGACGAATGGCGGGACCTGCAGGATCGGCTCGCGCTGCGCCAGGCCGACCGCGCGCGCGCGCTGGGCGACTTCACCACGGCACGCGCGAAGCTCGATCCGTTGCTCTCGCGCCAGCCGCCCGACAAGCGCGCCTTGTCGACGTTGGGCGACATCTATTTCGACGAGCGGCGCTATGACGACGCTCGCAAGATCGCCGAAGATCAGATCCGTCAGGACCCGAACGATCAGGACGCACGGCTTTCGCTCGTACGCGTGCTCTACGAGATGCAGGACGACGAGGCCGCCAATCGCGAGCTCGATCGCGCGCTGGCCGAGGCGCCGCCCGACGACGTCTGGACGCAGTTGGCCGCGGTACGACGCCTGAATGCGATGCAGCGCTACGACGAAGCCATCGCGTTGAACGACAGGCTGCGCGCGCAGTTTCCCGATACGCCTGCGGTGACGGTGCAACGCGGTCGAATCGCGCAATCGCAACGCCACTACAACGAGGCCAAGGCGTGGTACGACCAGGCACGCAAGGAAGAGATCGTGCAGGGGGCATTGCCGGGCTATGACGGCATGACATCGGCCGAATCGGCGATCGATTCGCTCGAGGCGCGGCGCAACAGTTATGTCGCGGCGGGCTATGAAATCGACCAGAAGAAGGGCGACGGCGGCATTTCGATGTTCAACGCGCGGGCCGTGCCGCTGTATGGTCAATATGCCGTGGGTTACGACGGCCATGTGTTTGCCCAGACCGATTACGTCAGCGCGGACTCGGGCGACCTGCCGCTCAATGGCACTTCGGAATTCGGCACGCTGCCGTTGCTGAACGTGCCGTCGTTTCGAGCGGCCAATCCCGGGGTGCTCGCCGACTATGGCACGAAGCGGCAGAAGGCGCACGGACAGGCGCTCATGCTCGGCTACGAGAACGACTGGATTCGCGCCGACATCGGCCACACGCCGATCGGCTTCCCCGTATCGTATGTGACGGGCGGCGTGCGCCTGTTCGGCAATCTGGGGCGCTATAACTATTGGGTCGATGCGTCGCGCCGCCCGATGACCGGCAGCATGGTGTCATACGCCGGCGCGAATCTGCCGCTGCCCGAGATCTTCGGGGACGGCAAGTGGGGCGGCGTGAGACGCGACGCGCTCACGTTCCACGCGTCGCGCGACTTCCCCAAGTGGGGCATCTTCGGCGAGGCAAGCGTGGCGCGGCTCACCGGGGAGAATGTGCTCAACAATACGGAAGTGTCGGCGCGCGCCGGCGTGGATCTGCCGCTCATCTACAAGCGCGACATGCGCATGAACACGGGCGTGACGCTGTTCTTCGACAGCTTTGCGCAGAATGAGCGTTTCTATACCTATGGCCACGGCGGCTATTACAGCCCGCAGACCTACGTGTCTCTGACACTGCCGCTGGAGTGGTACGGTCGCACCCAGCGCTGGTCGTACTACCTGCGCGGCTCGGTGTCCTTCTCGCAAAGTCAGGAGAAGTCGATGCCTTACTTCCCCACGAACGGCGCGCTGCAAGCGGCCAGTGGCGACCTCACGTATGGGTCCGGCGGCGGTTTCGGTGTCGGTTTCTCGTTGCTCGGGCGTGCCGAATACTGGATCAACCGGCACTGGGTGATCGGGGGGCAGGTGCAGTTCGAACGCTCCGACTACTATGCGCCGAACCGCTTCCTTGTCTATATGCGGTACCACTTCGATGCCCGTCGCGGCGATGTCCCGATGCCGCCGTCGCCGGTTCGCCCGATCTGGAGTTACTGA
- a CDS encoding cellulose synthase operon protein YhjQ/BcsQ codes for MLTLIAVVSSAGGAGRSTVCAHLATQLAHASHPAAVIELDAQNSLAALLGLRETCEAGVLTEGVAPDGWRTIVRDTPPGVALLPAGHSNAASVAAMAQWLRDDTGGLRRQLGAAGLPDGARVFIDTPRLPDAMTQALMASADLVLGVVPVTTTGCVTQPDLMTACAGRVQMVPNLAAASSPLNNDLLHLIQGRGGDAVVPLRIHRDEAVGIAGAAGEPLAKAGHGSQAALDFVELAAWVLRATTPDDGTGTPGSAGRAVP; via the coding sequence ATGCTGACGCTCATCGCCGTCGTCTCGAGCGCGGGAGGGGCTGGCCGCAGTACGGTGTGCGCACACCTGGCCACGCAACTGGCTCATGCGTCGCATCCGGCCGCCGTGATCGAGCTCGATGCGCAGAACAGTCTTGCCGCGCTGCTCGGCTTGCGCGAAACCTGCGAGGCGGGCGTGCTGACCGAGGGTGTCGCGCCCGATGGTTGGCGCACGATCGTGCGCGACACTCCGCCAGGCGTCGCGCTGCTGCCCGCCGGACACAGCAATGCCGCGAGCGTCGCAGCCATGGCGCAGTGGCTGCGCGACGACACCGGCGGACTGCGTCGCCAACTCGGCGCTGCGGGATTGCCCGATGGCGCCCGGGTGTTCATCGACACGCCGCGACTTCCGGACGCGATGACACAGGCATTGATGGCGAGCGCCGATCTGGTGCTGGGGGTCGTGCCGGTCACCACGACCGGCTGCGTCACGCAACCCGATCTGATGACCGCATGCGCCGGACGTGTGCAGATGGTGCCGAACCTGGCCGCAGCGAGCTCGCCGCTCAACAACGACTTGCTGCATCTGATCCAGGGGCGCGGTGGGGATGCCGTCGTGCCGTTGCGCATTCACCGCGATGAAGCCGTCGGTATTGCCGGCGCCGCCGGCGAACCGTTGGCGAAGGCCGGACACGGCTCGCAGGCCGCGCTCGACTTCGTTGAGCTCGCGGCCTGGGTGCTGCGCGCCACGACGCCCGACGACGGGACCGGCACGCCGGGCTCGGCGGGGAGGGCGGTACCATGA
- the bcsA gene encoding UDP-forming cellulose synthase catalytic subunit, with amino-acid sequence MIRDTLASVYKLGREIAARRLSVPHRPDGRPPGVVQWLLAATLRAPEHRLWITRRGDHVVARLAMRLDVRQLDQWRDWWLRALFQPPRSGRPDYPGRAFAWINERVTQRLDLPVDAGFWKMVRALLWRRADRRPPFPPYSAWLAFRACNERARLWVVQTLFGIPPDTPAQLAHRFDKQLERVMAWRLTSTIVALFGLMGVFWIVTTPFDPFEQLLFSLCTLALALVFRRLDSQYSVLVLIGLSLISTIRYVWWRLTQSLAFDTLPEAIVGYTLVAAEMYTWMILLFGYIQTVWPLHRRITPLPPDTRLWPSVDVYIPTYNEGLDVVRPTVYAACGIDWPPEKLNIYLLDDGRRDEMRRFAEQAGVHYVTRADNRHAKAGNINHALGQTQGEFIAIFDCDHIPVRSFLQTTMGAFLKDERCSLVQTPHHFFSDDPFERNLATRGAVPNEGRLFYGVVQDGNDFWNASFFCGSCAVLRRTALDEVGGVAVETVTEDAHTALKMHRRGWNTVYLKVVQAAGLATESLSGHVGQRIRWARGMAQIFRVDNPLFGRGLKFGQRICYANGMLHFFYGIPRIIFLLAPICYLFFGLHIVQAAALSICAYVLPHIAHANIANSRIQGKYRHSFWSDVYEAVLAWYVALPTTVAFINPRYGKFNVTAKGGLIEQSFFDWSISKPYLVLLGFNLLGFLAGIVRYFYGPSGEGGALGFNLAWVTFNLAVLGAAVAVATEVRQVRRTHRVTIRLPATLYLPDGRAMACHTRDFSGGGLALQLPVALNLTAGTEAQVALTRGETEYGFPVSVVGARGHDLFLAFLPLTPEQDKHLVQFTFGRADAWRDWDAERTRDEPIKALFEMLAMGLRGYQVLANYLLSKLVTRWQNRLRGARHT; translated from the coding sequence ATGATCCGCGATACGCTGGCGTCCGTGTACAAGCTTGGGCGCGAAATCGCGGCGCGTCGCCTGTCCGTGCCGCATCGACCGGACGGTCGCCCGCCCGGTGTGGTGCAATGGCTGCTCGCCGCGACGCTGCGGGCGCCGGAACACCGCCTGTGGATCACGCGGCGGGGCGATCATGTCGTGGCGCGGCTGGCCATGCGGCTCGACGTGCGCCAACTCGACCAGTGGCGCGACTGGTGGCTGCGCGCACTGTTCCAGCCCCCGCGCAGCGGACGGCCCGACTACCCGGGGCGTGCCTTCGCGTGGATCAATGAGCGCGTCACGCAGCGACTCGACCTGCCCGTCGACGCGGGCTTCTGGAAGATGGTGCGGGCGCTGCTGTGGCGTCGCGCGGACCGGCGTCCGCCATTTCCGCCGTACTCCGCGTGGCTCGCATTTCGCGCCTGCAACGAACGCGCGCGGTTGTGGGTGGTGCAGACGCTCTTCGGCATTCCGCCCGACACGCCGGCACAACTCGCGCACCGATTCGACAAACAACTCGAGCGCGTCATGGCCTGGCGCCTGACCTCCACGATCGTTGCGCTGTTTGGGCTGATGGGCGTGTTCTGGATCGTGACCACGCCGTTCGATCCCTTCGAGCAGTTGTTGTTCTCGCTGTGCACACTCGCGCTGGCACTGGTATTTCGCCGTCTCGACAGCCAGTACTCGGTGCTGGTGCTGATCGGCCTGTCGCTGATCTCGACGATTCGCTACGTGTGGTGGCGCCTGACGCAGTCGCTCGCGTTTGACACGCTGCCCGAGGCCATCGTCGGCTACACGCTTGTTGCCGCCGAAATGTACACATGGATGATCTTGCTGTTCGGCTACATCCAGACCGTCTGGCCGTTGCATCGCCGTATCACGCCGCTGCCGCCGGACACGCGCCTCTGGCCAAGCGTTGACGTCTACATTCCGACCTACAACGAGGGGCTCGATGTGGTGCGCCCGACCGTGTATGCCGCATGCGGGATCGACTGGCCGCCGGAGAAACTCAACATCTATCTGCTCGACGACGGGCGTCGCGACGAGATGCGTCGGTTCGCCGAGCAGGCCGGCGTGCATTACGTCACGCGAGCGGACAATCGCCATGCCAAGGCGGGCAATATCAATCACGCGCTTGGCCAGACGCAGGGCGAGTTCATCGCGATCTTCGATTGCGATCACATCCCCGTGCGCTCCTTCCTGCAAACGACGATGGGCGCGTTTCTCAAGGACGAACGTTGTTCGCTCGTGCAGACCCCGCACCATTTCTTTTCCGACGATCCTTTCGAGCGCAACCTCGCCACGCGCGGTGCGGTGCCAAACGAAGGGCGGCTTTTCTATGGCGTGGTGCAGGACGGCAACGACTTCTGGAACGCGTCGTTCTTCTGCGGCTCCTGCGCGGTGCTGCGCCGCACGGCACTCGATGAAGTCGGTGGCGTGGCCGTGGAGACCGTGACGGAGGACGCCCATACGGCGCTCAAGATGCACCGTCGTGGCTGGAATACCGTGTATCTGAAGGTGGTGCAGGCGGCGGGGCTGGCCACCGAGTCGCTCTCCGGGCACGTGGGGCAACGCATTCGTTGGGCCCGCGGCATGGCGCAGATCTTTCGCGTGGACAATCCGCTGTTCGGGCGCGGCCTGAAGTTCGGCCAGCGGATCTGTTACGCGAACGGCATGCTGCATTTCTTCTATGGCATTCCGCGTATTATTTTCCTGCTCGCCCCGATCTGCTACCTGTTCTTCGGTCTGCACATCGTGCAGGCCGCGGCGCTGAGCATTTGCGCCTATGTCCTGCCGCACATCGCCCATGCGAACATCGCGAACTCGCGCATCCAGGGCAAATACCGTCATTCGTTCTGGTCGGATGTCTACGAGGCCGTACTGGCGTGGTACGTGGCGCTGCCGACCACGGTCGCGTTCATCAATCCGCGCTATGGCAAGTTCAACGTGACGGCCAAGGGTGGGCTGATCGAGCAGAGCTTCTTCGACTGGAGCATCTCGAAACCCTATCTGGTGCTGCTGGGTTTCAACTTGCTGGGCTTTCTCGCCGGCATCGTCCGGTACTTCTACGGACCGTCGGGCGAGGGCGGGGCCCTGGGGTTCAATCTGGCGTGGGTGACGTTCAACCTGGCGGTGCTCGGAGCGGCTGTCGCGGTGGCAACGGAAGTCAGGCAGGTACGGCGCACGCACCGCGTGACGATACGCCTGCCCGCCACGCTCTATCTGCCCGACGGCCGCGCGATGGCATGCCACACGCGAGACTTCTCGGGCGGCGGTCTGGCGCTGCAATTGCCGGTAGCGCTGAACTTGACGGCCGGTACCGAGGCGCAGGTGGCGCTCACGCGCGGCGAAACCGAATACGGCTTTCCGGTAAGCGTGGTCGGCGCGCGAGGACATGACCTGTTCCTTGCCTTCTTGCCTCTCACGCCGGAGCAGGACAAGCATTTGGTGCAATTCACCTTCGGGCGTGCCGACGCGTGGCGCGACTGGGACGCGGAGCGCACGCGCGACGAGCCGATCAAGGCGCTTTTCGAAATGCTGGCGATGGGCCTGCGGGGCTATCAGGTGCTGGCGAACTATTTGCTGAGCAAACTGGTGACTCGCTGGCAGAATCGTCTGCGCGGCGCACGTCATACGTGA
- the bcsG gene encoding cellulose biosynthesis protein BcsG produces MGIWNLYFILKLLLLWAGIIGFHVLPNLVLALLLAIRLRPRWARITRQVIAIPVGAALLYYDSNLPPFGRFIEQLPALLQFRFSYIVELLGRFVSARDWLLLAILLLVYWIVNRWVRVTTFVLLALLIVPGMLRVSSLVSVPPVVAAQGDTAAVATGPAADANGAAATTGEFVVGDGEVPPGPTPNAALSSFYARELTRSVSLPAQAGAGPDYDIIFLHICSLAQDDLDVDNLENQPLLSRFDFIFKNFNSAASYSGPAAIRVLRAGCGQPTHKALYDPAGPQCYVMSDLKNLGFTPSLAMNHDGHFDNFMQEVQQNFNVPGVAPFDNTHTRVSMRAFDETPIRSDGDVLQAWWKQRTAMPDKRVALYYNTISLHDGNRLEGSKLSSVQSYPIRAKAMFDDFGQFIDTIEKSGRKAIVVFVPEHGAALRGSKLQISGMREIPLPEITHVPVAVKLVGFGAGATASHGRPIAISTPTSYLALMTLVSHLVANNPFAGAPDLAPYANDLPQTAFVSENEQTTVMKYGGKIMIRGVDGVWLDLKSVE; encoded by the coding sequence ATGGGTATCTGGAACCTCTATTTCATTCTCAAGCTGTTGCTGCTGTGGGCGGGCATCATCGGCTTCCATGTGCTGCCGAACCTCGTCTTGGCGCTGTTGCTCGCGATTCGCCTGCGGCCACGCTGGGCGCGCATCACCCGGCAGGTCATTGCCATTCCGGTGGGCGCGGCATTGCTTTACTACGACTCGAACCTGCCGCCGTTCGGCCGCTTCATCGAACAGCTGCCCGCGCTGCTGCAGTTCCGCTTCTCCTACATCGTCGAGTTGCTCGGGCGCTTCGTTTCCGCGCGTGACTGGCTGCTGCTGGCCATCCTGCTGCTTGTCTACTGGATCGTGAATCGTTGGGTGCGAGTGACGACGTTCGTGCTGCTCGCGCTGCTGATCGTGCCCGGCATGCTGCGCGTGAGCTCGCTCGTGTCGGTTCCGCCGGTGGTGGCCGCGCAGGGCGATACCGCGGCGGTGGCGACCGGCCCGGCCGCGGACGCGAACGGCGCCGCGGCGACGACGGGCGAGTTCGTTGTCGGCGACGGCGAGGTGCCTCCGGGCCCCACGCCGAACGCGGCGCTCAGCAGCTTCTATGCACGTGAGCTCACCCGCTCGGTCTCGTTGCCGGCCCAGGCGGGCGCGGGGCCCGACTACGACATCATCTTCCTGCACATCTGCTCGCTCGCGCAGGACGATCTGGACGTCGACAATCTGGAAAACCAGCCGCTGCTCTCGCGCTTCGATTTCATCTTCAAGAACTTCAACTCGGCGGCGAGCTACAGCGGACCGGCGGCCATCCGCGTATTGCGCGCCGGCTGCGGTCAACCGACGCACAAGGCGCTGTACGACCCGGCAGGCCCGCAATGCTATGTCATGAGCGATTTGAAGAATCTCGGCTTCACGCCCTCGCTCGCCATGAACCACGACGGGCACTTCGACAATTTCATGCAGGAGGTGCAGCAAAACTTCAATGTGCCGGGCGTCGCACCGTTCGACAACACGCACACCCGCGTGTCCATGCGCGCCTTCGACGAAACCCCGATCCGCTCCGACGGCGACGTGCTGCAAGCGTGGTGGAAACAACGCACCGCGATGCCGGACAAGCGCGTGGCGCTCTACTACAACACGATCTCGCTGCACGACGGCAATCGTCTCGAAGGCTCGAAGCTCTCGAGCGTGCAGAGTTACCCGATTCGCGCAAAGGCCATGTTCGACGACTTTGGCCAGTTCATCGACACCATCGAGAAGTCGGGGCGCAAGGCGATCGTCGTGTTCGTGCCCGAACATGGGGCGGCACTGCGCGGCAGCAAGCTGCAGATTTCCGGCATGCGCGAGATTCCGCTGCCCGAAATCACCCATGTGCCGGTGGCGGTCAAGCTGGTGGGCTTCGGCGCCGGCGCGACGGCCTCGCATGGCAGGCCGATCGCGATCTCCACGCCCACGAGTTATCTGGCGCTCATGACGCTTGTCTCGCATCTCGTCGCGAACAACCCCTTCGCGGGCGCGCCCGACCTGGCGCCTTACGCCAACGATTTGCCACAGACAGCCTTCGTGTCGGAAAACGAACAGACAACCGTCATGAAGTACGGCGGCAAGATCATGATTCGCGGCGTGGATGGCGTCTGGCTCGATCTGAAATCCGTCGAGTAG
- a CDS encoding aldo/keto reductase: MQYTKFGRTGLTVSRLCLGTMTFGLQTEEAASHAILDRATDAGVNFIDVADVYPLGADTSLAGRTEEIVGRWLKGRRDKFIVATKACGQMGPSPWDKGASRKHLLDAIDASLARLGTDYVDLYQLHSDDTETPIDETLEALDTIVKSGKARYIGVSNYLAYRLARALGRADVLRATRFVSVQPRYNLLFRQIERELLPLASEEGLAVIPYNPLAGGLLTGKYRHDAAPNEGRFTATVGKAGAMYQQRYWHEREFETIEALKGIAKDAGESLTRLSLAWVLANPVVTSAIIGASRVDQLSETLGTIDYALDPALKAKLDDASHAYRWGDAAR; encoded by the coding sequence GTGCAATACACGAAATTCGGCCGCACCGGCCTGACCGTTTCCCGCCTGTGCCTGGGGACCATGACGTTCGGTCTCCAGACCGAAGAGGCGGCAAGCCACGCCATCCTCGATCGCGCTACCGACGCGGGCGTGAACTTTATCGACGTCGCCGACGTTTACCCGCTCGGCGCCGACACGTCGCTGGCAGGCCGTACCGAGGAGATCGTCGGCCGCTGGCTCAAGGGGCGGCGCGACAAGTTCATCGTGGCCACGAAAGCCTGCGGCCAGATGGGGCCGTCGCCGTGGGACAAGGGGGCATCGCGCAAGCACCTGCTCGACGCGATCGACGCCTCGCTGGCCCGTCTGGGAACGGATTACGTCGATCTGTATCAACTGCACTCCGACGACACGGAAACCCCCATCGACGAGACGCTCGAAGCCCTCGATACCATCGTGAAGTCGGGCAAGGCGCGCTACATCGGCGTGTCGAACTATCTGGCGTATCGTCTCGCCCGGGCGTTGGGCCGCGCCGACGTGCTGCGCGCGACGCGTTTCGTTTCGGTGCAACCGCGCTACAACCTGCTGTTCCGCCAGATCGAACGCGAACTGCTGCCGCTCGCGAGCGAGGAAGGTCTTGCCGTGATTCCCTACAATCCGCTCGCCGGTGGGCTGCTCACGGGCAAGTATCGTCACGACGCCGCGCCCAACGAGGGCCGTTTCACCGCAACGGTCGGCAAGGCCGGCGCGATGTACCAGCAGCGCTACTGGCATGAGCGCGAGTTCGAGACCATCGAAGCGCTCAAGGGCATCGCGAAAGACGCCGGCGAGTCGCTCACGCGACTGTCGCTCGCCTGGGTGCTGGCCAATCCGGTCGTCACCTCGGCCATCATCGGTGCGAGTCGCGTCGACCAGTTGAGCGAGACGCTCGGCACCATCGATTACGCCCTCGACCCGGCGCTCAAAGCGAAGCTCGATGACGCCTCGCACGCGTATCGCTGGGGCGACGCAGCGCGCTAA
- a CDS encoding universal stress protein: MTKRILLATDGSESSRRALREAAAFARKGDVIRVIHTVEDPVTLLTSAFGKLIDLEQVRRDMQREGEEHLARAVLYLREEGFDDAQAHLIDLRTTGETVPEAIRREAIECGADIIVVGTHGRSGVRRAMLGSVAEQILRSAEVPVMLVAGEARPHAPLRAGGHYEQILVALDDSETSRRAFDYALSLARTHGALLRVVHVLDLPGPFIAGFDPEPLLHAVRAVGDQVRNWARQRMHEAGVPGEVEMREIQPVGEGVADQIIASGKDADVDLIVLGTHGRRGFRRFALGSVAEETARNAGRPVLLLPAHASHV; encoded by the coding sequence ATGACAAAACGCATCCTGCTGGCCACCGACGGTAGCGAGTCGTCGCGCCGGGCGTTGCGCGAGGCCGCCGCCTTTGCCCGCAAGGGCGACGTGATTCGCGTCATTCATACCGTCGAAGATCCCGTGACGCTGCTCACGTCGGCCTTCGGCAAACTCATCGATCTGGAACAGGTGCGCCGGGACATGCAGCGCGAGGGCGAGGAGCATCTCGCCCGCGCGGTGCTGTACCTGCGCGAAGAGGGATTCGACGACGCGCAGGCGCACCTGATCGATCTGCGAACGACGGGCGAGACAGTGCCCGAAGCCATCAGGCGCGAAGCCATCGAGTGTGGCGCCGACATCATCGTCGTTGGCACGCACGGCCGCAGCGGTGTGCGGCGTGCCATGCTGGGCAGCGTGGCCGAACAGATCCTGCGCAGCGCCGAAGTGCCGGTGATGCTCGTTGCCGGCGAGGCGCGTCCGCATGCGCCACTGCGTGCCGGCGGGCACTATGAACAGATCCTCGTCGCGCTGGACGACAGTGAGACGTCGCGCCGCGCTTTCGACTATGCGCTGTCGCTCGCGCGCACCCATGGCGCATTGCTGCGCGTGGTGCACGTGCTCGATCTACCGGGCCCGTTCATCGCCGGCTTCGACCCGGAGCCGTTGCTCCATGCGGTACGCGCGGTCGGCGACCAGGTGCGCAACTGGGCGCGACAACGGATGCATGAAGCGGGCGTGCCGGGCGAGGTGGAAATGCGGGAGATTCAGCCGGTTGGCGAAGGGGTGGCCGATCAGATCATCGCCTCGGGCAAGGATGCCGACGTCGATCTGATCGTGCTTGGCACGCATGGACGGCGCGGTTTCCGGCGCTTCGCGCTGGGCAGCGTGGCCGAGGAAACCGCCCGCAACGCGGGTCGGCCGGTGTTGTTGTTGCCCGCCCACGCGAGTCATGTCTGA